A segment of the Labeo rohita strain BAU-BD-2019 unplaced genomic scaffold, IGBB_LRoh.1.0 scaffold_771, whole genome shotgun sequence genome:
ATTGCCCGGTATGCCCTATGGTCAGTCCAGGCctgattattatatttgttttatgttatcaGTTGTGGAATCCAGccattaattatacatttgagGCAGTATTAGCCTGCTTtgagtattttcattttatgcaaCGTTACACTTTaccattattactattataggactgaaatatttatacattatattgtacattttatttcccTGGAACACACTACAAACATAATGATCTTACAGAACATGAAGTATTGCTGTATCTGTCATAactgaataattttaaaaaattggagACGGTGgctatgttttaatttttttacataatcatgttttttttttgttttgtttttttgtttacagtcaTGCTTTAATGGACATTAATATAAgacaatactgaaaaaaagtttacggtgaagcttttatatttattgtctaACATTCCCAGTTTTCTGATGCATGTCCTTAATTTTATATGTTGGTATTAATTCAGCATTTATAATGCTAATACTTGCTCTAGAAATAGGAGTTTCAACGGAAACTGGTTTCTAGAGAGCAAAGATTTTGTGAAGAATAAATGAAAGACAAAGTCTGTTTTTGATAACCACTAGTCTAGTGATTGTACGTTATTCTGTCCCGTCATCATTTTAATCGCATCATCATGCGATATGGCGGTTTTTGATTGTGGACGATTAAAATGTCTCCATGATCTGCTATGTTTTGTGCCTAATTCGCTAACACTGCCAAGAACACACAAGGATTACATCTAAAAAGTTGGTTATGTCTAAAGTTAAAGTGAACAGTTGAGAGAAAAAGGTATGCGTGCCTATGTGTTAGATGTGTGCAGCTCTTAAAGCGACAAAACTAAACATGCTGCCGATTGTCATTAAAGGGACTTTTTCTTGtgctaaacacaaaataagatattttgaagaatgtggatAACAGTATACTGGGCCCCCCTGACTCTGATAGTATAGGAAAAATGTGGAAGTAACTggggaccagcaactgtttggttacccacattcttcaaaataagttttatgtGCAACAGAAGAAActaatttaagttaaaaaaaaaaaaaaaaaactcgagtgagtaaatgatgacagaattgtagtTTTTGGGTGATGGTAggctaataaaacaaaacacaaagaaaaaacactcaCGTCAATATAAAACTTatgtatatagtgtatatagtgtttaatttttatatttgaatgctATTGCTAAATACACTTACTGTACCTGAAAATTATagcactgtttgttttatttgcatataatgtgtattttataaCATGTAGCCTatctttgttcttattttaaataacaaagataaaataatgtcAAAGATTTTTATCTTCGCCCGCTTTGGCCTAAACATCTGccattcttttaattttatatatatattttttttaccttgtaaGGCTTTGGTTTTAAAATAGTGAAATTAGTTTGGCTGTACTGCTCAGACAGCATGCAATATAGTAAAACCAACATGACAAAGAATTGTGATATTTCGGGAAAAAATCATGATGtgatatttttgccatatcgcccacccctagcGTGAACTGTgctttccagttcatgacagttagggtatgtgggAAAAatttcccatctcattttcaaaatcacTTTGAAGTCTAGTATATGGAGAAAGATCctgaaatttttgttctggaagtggacatcTTTAAAAGGATGCTCCATCCTCTGCAAACAGTACATATAAAATGATGTACACTGTTGTGTGCAAATGCTCTGCTTAAATAAATCACACAACTCTACTTTGTTGCAGGACTGTTCTtggctgtgtgtttgtgatgaaaaaaaaatgtttttaagatgcTCTTATTTAAACGGTTAGGGTTGATGTAACCTTGTTCTGTCACCTTTTTGGTCTGTACTGCAACAGCAGTGATCCACTGAAGGTGGTGACTGGGAACTGACACCTTTTTCATCCCACCTGAAAGAAACTAGCAGCTTTcctctttgtctttttgtttataCAGTAGGTACTTCTTCTTGGGTATCAATCCAGAGACAGGCACAAACTCAAAGAGGCAGAGAGGACAAATCAACCAGCAAGTCTGTACACTGATAAGGAAAATCACTAAGTTTGAATGGATGTCAATCTAGTGTGTAAGCAATGTTCCAACACCAAAATGGACAAACCCAGCTCTGGCTTGGTGTTAAGTTAGATGTAGTCATGCAATAAGATGATCACTGAATATGTTCTGTAGTGTGTCCTGGTTCAATGGAGAGAAGCATGCATGACCATCTGAATCTTTTTGCTGGAGTGCTtagtttattatgtttattaaactgaaaaataaatgtgtaaaatgggttatgtttttgtttatttgaattgaACATATATTTCCAGTGTTACAGCTGTTATTGCAcaattatttactgtaaaaattatacagtaacttactgtaaACGTAATGTAACTTGTTTAAAGTAATTTACTGTGAATTTTACGGccacattttttacagtgtatgtttagTTGATAATTACTAATCAATCCCTTCCttccttcattcatttattaaatcatgtttagatatttttactggaaaatgattttaaaaaaaagacaacatgttaatcaaactttattttgataattaactTTTTCCACTTTTTCTCATCCTTGAGAGTCTTCTTGATGGGTCTGTATTTTGTAGAATGTGTTCTCCCCAACCCTATCCAAAATACACAAGAAATATTAGTCCATATGGGCAAAGGAGCAGACAACATTACTGAAGTTCTCTTACAAGTATATTAACCTGGTTGATGCCCAGTTGTGCTGAAGGCCATCTACAGGTGAATGGAGAAGCCAGGTGGTCTTTATTACAGGCTGTTCATTGTTTTCTCCTGGGAAGATCTGGCCAGTGAATGCACTACATGAGCCTAAGAAAGAATCagtgtttcaaacattttatcTGTGCACTGGAAAAACATCtttagtaaaaaaacaaaaacaaaacaaaaaacaaaaacaaatgtgcactgcaaaaacatctttaaaaaaaaaaaaaaaaaaaaaaaaaaaaccttccccCCAGTACAATTACTTAAGCATGCATAAAACAAGATACATGTATTTGATAAACAgcgcatatattttaaataattcttatttatttattcttttcgTTTTTTTACTGCACTGAATCAACTCTACTGGTCAAACCCACCTTCTATCTTCCAGGCCATGCAGAATGTAATAGTAGTAGTGGGGATGCCAATCTCTTTATCCGTGTGATTTTTTATGTAGCCCACAAGGTCAGCGGCTTCTCCTGGTTCATTGGACATAAAGAACTCAGCAGCAGTTGTATACGTCCCGCTAATCTTACCAGTGCCATCCTCCTTCAGCTCCATTACAGAACCAAGATCATTCTTCCACTTTCCAGACACGTCTCTGACCTGATCCATGTCTGGACATCCGACTTTCTAGATAAACATTACAGTGGAAAAtgccttttaaataaaaacaaatacatttcgGCTTTATCTCAAATCAATCTCATCATTTATCTCATCAAAGAGAGCGAACTGTGGAACATACAACTGAATGTAAAACCTTTTCAGTATTTACAAATTAGTCAAAGATGTTAAATGCTGCAAACAAGTATTTCTCACCTCCATGTTTCAAGTTCAAATTTCATATATTGGACATTTAAGGTAGATAATGAATCAGAATCAAAGGAGGAAGGAGCTTTTTTTATGATCACCTACTTTTACATTCTAAAAttctcataaaaaataataataaaaaagagagaattaaaattctcatttacaaaaagacacaaaaacttCATTTAGAAGCAGAGTCTTGCAAAGAATGCAGGTGTTGTATTAGCAATGTACCTGCAAAATGATTATCAAAAATATAGAGTTGtttgtgtattaaaatattttaaaattcattaccTGAGTAAAGTGATGAAAGACTAGAGCACCCTGAGACTGAAATGAAGACCAAGTGTTTGTTTCGCAAGTAATCAATGAAATGACACGTGAAGTGTGGGAGGAGATTAACAAGTAGCGGTGGCTAGGGCTGGGAgtcgattccaaaaagaatcgattcctcgATTCCGAGGCGTTGGAATCGATCACATCAAGGGGAATCGACTCCCCATTCATAGCAgttttcagttcaacaaagctTATCTATGGGCGCCTCTAAAACGAAAGGCTGCATCATACGAAGGCTGCATATCTCGGCTGCTGTCATTAAACTGAACATCGATTcacgaaaataaactgaatgaaaagagtCGGTACTGAGCTCGTTtgagtttgaggatgcagccttgctcgctaatagtgattagaagtctgattcgtttccacgaaaaggttctttcgaatagatcgttttaatgaaccagttcaaaaacgATTCACAAGTTATTTTAGGGTGAAACGGCCTTATATTGTCCACAGTTTTGAGCGCCGCACGACAGAATATATCATGACGTGATCAAGGGGCTTGGTCCTATTTCCatcttaaaatgcaatttttaacctttctatcagccaatgataattctgaaagaaaacgcAAAGAGCACAGCTCAGTGGCCGAGAGCGCATCTGATTTGACAGATAAACCACTAGCTCTTATATTAGTGTTGttgttctggttattttgtttcagtgtacagtttgTTCATTTTGCGCAAAGCATAGGCTACCGGTGTTGAAGTACACATCAATCATCAATCATCTGAAATGTGCTTTGTTCGAACATCGGATCCATGCATGCATTAAACTAGACTAATTTGCATTAGACTAATTTCATGTGCAATGCAGGCAAAATTTCAATTCAAATACAGATATGtatgatcatttttaaaaataaagcttaataTTATGATAAGGCTACTTTCTAAGACCTTTATGAAAATGAAACCGGACCAAACTTTCGGGGGACGTTTTATTCAGgtgttaaaataacgtaatatgcacgttggaataaaacgttttaaaaacgtcatGAAAGTACCCAAGTATATCCTTGCAAAACTGTtctgtttgtgtaaaaatatcagtaaaataaCAGTGATATTTCAACATTAACGCAATTCAGTGACTGAGTAACAGATAGTCTGAGCAATATCAAAAGGACTTAAAATATGTGAATCCTTACTTTCAGTTGTCTTTGCTCATTTAATAATACCGTATATTCAAATCTAATATCACGAGCTAACAGTTCAGTGTGTAAaccagtctgtggtgtaaacaAATGAAAGGTGGGAGAGAGGTATTAACACATGAACAGAAATGATTGGTTggctaaaaaatatttattttttacaaacgtCATGACAGTACCAACATGCAACCATGTCAAAACTCCCATTGTACTTGATAATTTTTGGTATGTTTTTCGTTAAGTAGTTAAAAATTCTaaagctattattatattatattatattatattatattatattatattatatattataacctGTTATAAACTGACttcaaaaattgttttacattCTCTGCTAATATGCTTTTATATTCTCATTCCATTTACAGTTTGATTACCTACATTAGGCCTACACTATCCACTTACACAATACGTTATCAGGTTTCAGGATattttatctgtcattctgacATCTACGTTGTAgttcatgtatgtatttatgtaaacactgcatatttatacatttatatgctTAATTGCtcttaagcattaaaaaaaatatatttttacagcttTTTCCCAAAGCACCTAGAAGCCAATTCACACTGCCGTACTCCCAACTGGGGGAACGCACTGACTCAAACAGTGTGAACTGACCATAATGCTGAATGTTAGGTGTGAGATTTGTTAAACCTTGTTTTCTatgatgcatatatttaagTACACCAGTGTGAAGCATAATTCCCCCCCACATTTGCTGTATAATCAACAACCGATTTGTCAAAGTATTTTTTCAGTGGTTAAGGGGATTTCACATGGTAGGCGGCAGCCCTGGTCAATGCATTGATCTCTAAAAAATGAAGTGTAGATTAGACGTAGaattgttttttggttttgttcaaAGTTTATaacaggggttctcaactctggcctgcgtgatccactttcctgcacaATTCAGTtgcaaccccaattaaacacacctgaacaaggtACTCATTGTCTTTATGTTCTaatagaaagctacaggcaggtgtgtttgatgaAGGTTGGAGCTAAAAAAGGAAAGTGGATCTCACGAGTCAGAGTTGAGACTTTTTGGGTTTTTACTGAATTCTGTGACCCACCAAATTTTGTGAACCTAGGCACTGCATTGAGCTAATCTGACCTAGCCTACTACTAAACCCAACCCTCTAGTCCtaccatttttttttgctgtattgatTACCATCtgtataaccatagttaaaactatgtttttgtagcaaaaccatttttaatttgtggttaccataaaatattttaaatgtttataaactaCCCTCGGCACTATAGTCATATAATTTAGTGGGTCACAGAATTCag
Coding sequences within it:
- the LOC127161913 gene encoding avidin-related protein 4/5 — encoded protein: MDQVRDVSGKWKNDLGSVMELKEDGTGKISGTYTTAAEFFMSNEPGEAADLVGYIKNHTDKEIGIPTTTITFCMAWKIEGSCSAFTGQIFPGENNEQPVIKTTWLLHSPVDGLQHNWASTRVGENTFYKIQTHQEDSQG